A region of Amyelois transitella isolate CPQ chromosome 19, ilAmyTran1.1, whole genome shotgun sequence DNA encodes the following proteins:
- the LOC106132790 gene encoding uncharacterized protein LOC106132790 encodes MDSPNDLPIKNTLRLDGDAEKTNNCKGATKQRGTDIIAGNVFTSATHATDSISTTQNGPLSTPCGSSCNEPAPCPKSSENLERNKNKSANKNGSNGNNSHADESEAASGSKPNPIVTDCVVPAPQRHRSCSDKAGKACIAPSTSGHSRDKENAKSKENRKRPSTLKLNRADPDADDSSSDTGNDDYSLGSDDGCIYTYRGGQHLADLPSSFFSLDMGLPSDKQLPTAPNYQAPAAAAREGSRASSPDMEFLEMDFDPGPSCEADTGDEATPDADLGAENNEPQKNDPGIREGPEYLPGSSINPQDDPIASGSHDADLYNVPSTSHGFISGQGDVKDDSNSRPTNFGPFIAHVNARGERLVVRRTMSHWPASAPVNLHITSGNLVSPEDIPNFEGEQSEGPLASQINQGQKPALGTVTMSSTVYHQNMAKKLIEEKEKFGSDKDKDAKKAPEPHHEAPGSSATNARCVEPPRCMIWSEHEACERQVTQIGTSACGATAVVNVFNALGVPINLDQINLAVGTRQRANNAPLPRYVLSRAVAGCTAADLVSGIQKASEGLVTARFFPTHPERAVSLSHWLADWITLGAVPILTLNLQVGCEGDIPDAWHHQMVFGVSPRGIYLCNPVECIRESTLWPRLTSPSVLLLRTRDVLARYNPETDLTPLMFVPEKRFHTFNVLGQVANAIREWRANGWVEPGSRTHYIKIPAAYQAGITVAALTGTEAHRRLMHVPQLPIVNPQTDPA; translated from the exons ATGGATTCACCTAATGATTTACCGATAAAGAACACCCTTCGACTCGATGGCGACgctgaaaagactaataattGCAAGGGAGCTACAAAGCAAAGAGGAACTGACATTATTGCTGGAAATGTGTTTACATCTGCGACGCACGCAACAGATTCCATTTCGACGACACAAAATGGACCTTTGTCAACACCCTGTGGCTCTTCCTGTAACGAACCTGCGCCGTGTCCAAAGTCAAGTGAGAATTTAGAgcgcaataaaaacaaaagtgcTAATAAGAACGGTTCAAATGGGAACAATTCGCATGCCGATGAATCGGAGGCCGCAAGTGGGAGCAAACCAAATCCGATTGTTACTGACTGTGTCGTTCCGGCTCCTCAACGGCACAGATCATGTTCAGATAAAGCTGGAAAGGCCTGCATTGCACCATCAACAAGTGGCCACAGCAGAGACAAAGAAAATGCCAAAAGCAAGGAGAACAGGAAGAGGCCTTCAACTCTCAAGTTGAATCGAGCTGATCCAGATGCAGATGATAGCTCAAGTGATACTGGCAATGATGATTACTCTTTAGGATCAGATGATGGTTGCATTTACACTTATAGAGGTGGACAGCATTTAGCTGATTTGCCAAGTTCATTCTTTAGTTTAGATATGGGTCTACCTTCAGACAAGCAATTGCCAACTGCTCCCAATTACCAAGCTCCTGCCGCGGCTGCCAGGGAAGGATCACGAGCATCAAGCCCTGATATGGAGTTTTTGGAGATGGATTTTGATCCTGGCCCATCTTGTGAAGCTGACACTGGCGATGAAGCCACTCCTGATGCTGATTTAGGGGCAGAAAATAATGAACCGCAAAAGAATGACCCTGGAATAAGAGAGGGACCGGAGTATTTGCCAGGGTCTAGCATCAATCCGCAGGATGACCCAATAGCTTCTGGATCTCATGATGCCGACTTGTACAATGTGCCATCAACAAGCCATGGATTCATTTCTGGTCAGGGTGATGTTAAGGATGATTCTAACTCCAGGCCAACTAATTTTGGGCCTTTTATAGCTCATGTGAACGCCCGTGGGGAGAGACTGGTGGTTCGCAGGACCATGTCACACTGGCCAGCTTCTGCTCCTGTGAATCTACATATCACCAGTGGCAATCTGGTATCTCCAGAGGATATACCAAact ttGAGGGAGAACAATCCGAGGGTCCTTTAGCATCTCAAATAAACCAAGGACAGAAGCCAGCTTTGGGAACTGTTACAATGTCATCCACAGTCTACCATCAGAATATGGCCAAGAAACTAATAGAAGAAAAGGAAAAATTTGGCTCCGATAAGGATAAAGATGCTAAAAAG GCTCCTGAGCCTCACCACGAAGCACCCGGCTCTAGCGCCACAAACGCGAGGTGTGTGGAACCACCGCGATGCATGATATGGTCGGAACACGAGGCCTGTGAGCGCCAGGTCACACAGATTGGGACCTCTGCTTGTGGCGCTACGGCGGTTGTGAATGTGTtt AATGCATTGGGTGTGCCAATAAATTTGGATCAAATAAATTTGGCGGTTGGCACTAGGCAGAGGGCTAATAATGCACCTTTACCGAG GTACGTGCTATCCCGAGCCGTGGCCGGCTGCACGGCGGCGGACCTCGTGTCAGGCATCCAGAAGGCCTCCGAAGGCCTGGTCACTGCTAGATTCTTCCCGACGCATCCTGAACGGGCGGTCTCGCTGAGCCATTGGTTGGCTGACTGGATAACCTTag gagCTGTTCCAATCTTAACTTTGAACCTCCAAGTGGGCTGCGAAGGCGATATCCCCGACGCGTGGCACCACCAAATGGTTTTCGGCGTGTCGCCTCGCGGCATTTATCTTTGCAACCCGGTAGAGTGCATTCGGGAGTCTACCCTGTGGCCTCGTTTGACGTCTCCTTCAGTACTGCTTCTCAGAACTAGAGACGTACTGGCCAGATACAATCCGGAGACTGACTTGACGCCGTTGATGTTTGTACCTGAGAAACGCTTCCATACATTCAATGTACTTG gtCAAGTAGCGAATGCTATAAGAGAATGGCGGGCTAACGGTTGGGTAGAACCTGGTTCACGAACCCATTACATCAAGATACCGGCCGCTTATCAAGCTGGCATTACCGTAGCCGCACTGACAGGCACCGAAGCTCACAGAAGGCTCATGCATGTACCACAACTACCTATAGTCAACCCACAAACAGATCCAGCATGA